ATGGAGAAACCATCTGCAATATCAGAGCACCTTAACGTAGTTGAAGTCAAGTGTGATGTGGTCAACGAGAGAATTCTCAAAGTTCTGAAGTTCCTGTGTGCATTTAACATACATAAGTTGACTAATGACACTTTACATGCTCTCTATATTCTGAAATTAGAtttaatatactccctccatccgaaaaaaattgtccctcaaatgaatgtatctagcactaagTTAGTGCTAGAGTTATTGTACAATATCTTCAGTTCTTCACATGTTCATTTGCACTGATAGTAACCCAAATGCATAGTAACACAATATTTTGACTCATTGTGTTGTCGAATAGTTTGTGCTAATAAATAGCAAAATTTATAGGCTCGCTAGATCTTAGATGCTCCTTGCCATTGTGGGCTAAAATTCGACACTCAGTTTGATTGTAATTCTagcactaatttttttggtatttttatagaCTTGCTGTTAGATTTAAGCCTATTGTTGTGTCATTGAGTTGAATAAGTGCATGCCTGTGTGCATAAGTGTGAACGGTACAACTGTGTGGTATGCCGAAGTGCAGCGGCGTGCTGCAGTTTGCCTGCAACTGAAGCCAAGTTGCACAGGTGACCAAATGCGTCTCTGTCTTGGTGAGCTGAACCAGCTGCGTGCATAGGTTCAGTGTTTAAGTCGGTTGTGTTGGCAATCGAATCATGTGTAAGTCAGGCATTTGTTGTACTGAACAGGCTTACTGAAAAAGAAAAGGGGTGTGTGTTGCCCGGAACCCATATACTACTGTTTATCCTCTGTGTTTCAGTTACTCTGTTTTTGCTCTGAAACTATGAAGTGGGCATCGTTCTGAAACACTCCGTGTGTATGTGTCTGTATCCACTGAAATCAGAGAGAGCGGAGGAGATTGTGAGGATCTGAGCCAAGACTTGGGATGCGTTTGGATAGAAGGAGATGCTGGGGTGGCTATGGGCATCCCTATCCAGCAGGATAAGGATAACCATATTTTCTGTTTGGTTGATGGATGAGATTAGCCCATGTTTTGTTTGGTTTGAAGGTTAATTTTGGTTGGGGATAGCCATTTTTCTGTTTGGTTGGTGGGTGAGGTTAGCCATTTTTCAATATGAGGCAATCAAATATGATATGTACAACAGCAAGTATAAGAACATTTTTAGAATCTTGAGCACCATACCAAAACAAACTCCAGCAAGTTATAATGAACGAAAAAATAAATTTCAACAAGTTAGAATGCATGAAAGAACAAATTTCAGCAAATTATAATGCATGAAAGAACAAATTTCAGCAAGTAATAATGCATGAAAAAAGCATTTCAACAAGTAATAGAATATATAGCTCGACATTCCATAGAATACTTGATCAAATATATAGTTATACAACCCATGCATAGTTCAATGTTTTGGTTGTAATCAAAAGAACAAGTCCATACAAGCCATTAGCTCCATTGTTTTGGTTGTCATCAAAAGTACAAGTCAAACTACCCATATAAACTCATCATGCGTCGGCTTCAGGGAAGGTACTCTTCACATACCTAGAGACCCAAACCTTTCTCTGGACATCTCCCAAGACCTTGAATGCTGTTGCAACACGAGGATTGTCAACCAAATAGGCATAGTAATGTGCAAGGGAATCCAAATCAAAACCAGGGAGTTCTTTCATCTCATCCCAAAGACCATCAATGGCGGGGTTGGCGCTGCTAATAAGTTTCTCTATGGCAACAGCAAGCCTTTCACTTGAAGCCATTATGGTTGCATGCATCCTGTCTTCTGCAGAAGGATTGGTTTTGGCTTTCTTCAACTTGGGAGCAGCTGACTCGCCACAAGTGGGTGATTGGGAAACCTCTTCATGAGGGGCAGCAGCTTTGTTGGCTTTCGGTTCTTCAAGATCAATCACATCTGTACCTAAAGGGTCACTTGAGCCTTTTGCATATTGCCCTGTAGCCATGCTAGCTCCAACGATAACCAGCATCTCTTCATAATGTTTAATAGGCTTGTTAAGGAAGGGTTCATCTTCTTTGTGGTCCTTTATAAACAAAGGTAATCATTTTAGCAAGGAATGGGAATACAAATAAATTATAGCAAGTTATAATGCATGAAAGAATAAATTCCAGCAAGCTATAATGCATGAAAGAATAAATTCCAGCAAGATATAATGCATGAAAAAGCTCATTTCAGTAAGGATTTGGATATAAAAGTACTTATCCCATCAAGGAAATGGAGTATAAAGAAGTGCAAGCAAGTGATAATGCATGAAAAAGCTCATCAGCAAGGATTTTGATATAAAATTACTTATTCCAGCAGTGAATGGAGTCATTCCAGC
This region of Triticum aestivum cultivar Chinese Spring chromosome 2D, IWGSC CS RefSeq v2.1, whole genome shotgun sequence genomic DNA includes:
- the LOC123050814 gene encoding uncharacterized protein — its product is MAARQISWTPTMSSYMLANLCAVVTGGHRTGTAFKNVHWNACAMAMNEHFNRTDLIGTHITNHTRTWKRKYKQIVHLKSLSGALWDEENFMIVLDHEHYTNHIKDHKEDEPFLNKPIKHYEEMLVIVGASMATGQYAKGSSDPLGTDVIDLEEPKANKAAAPHEEVSQSPTCGESAAPKLKKAKTNPSAEDRMHATIMASSERLAVAIEKLISSANPAIDGLWDEMKELPGFDLDSLAHYYAYLVDNPRVATAFKVLGDVQRKVWVSRYVKSTFPEADA